The following proteins are encoded in a genomic region of Rattus rattus isolate New Zealand chromosome 2, Rrattus_CSIRO_v1, whole genome shotgun sequence:
- the LOC116894062 gene encoding olfactory receptor 51H1: MVNLNGSHTSRPVFILTGIPGMSDKNSWMAFPLGFLYILTLLGNGTILAVVKVEQSLHEPMYYFLCILALTDVSLSMSTLPSMLSVFWFNAPEIPFDACVAQMFFIHVFGLVDSGVLLSMAFDRFVAIRDPLHYASILTHGVIGKIGLVVFARAVCVVFPVPFLIKRLPFCHPNILSHSYCLHQDMMRLACASTRVNSLYGLIVVILTLGLDALIILFSYVLILKTVLGIASRAERLKALNTCLSHICAVLLFYIPFIGATMIHRFGKHLSPIVHMLMANIYLLLPPVLNPIVYSVKNKQIRGRVMRMFQGRKSRA, translated from the coding sequence ATGGTAAATTTGAATGGATCACATACCAGTCGCCCAGTTTTCATTCTGACAGGCATCCCAGGGATGTCAGACAAGAACTCGTGGATGGCCTTTCCCCTGGGATTTCTCTACATACTAACCCTCCTGGGAAATGGCACCATCCTAGCAGTTGTCAAGGTAGAGCAGAGCCTCCATGAGCCTATGTACTACTTCCTCTGCATCTTGGCTTTGACTGATGTTAGTCTCTCCATGTCTACCTTGCCCTCTATGCTCAGCGTCTTCTGGTTCAATGCTCCTGAGATTCCCTTTGATGCATGTGTGGCACAGATGTTCTTCATCCATGTGTTTGGGTTAGTAGATTCTGGAGTATTATTATCCATGGCCTTTGACAGATTTGTGGCTATCCGAGACCCACTGCATTATGCTTCTATCCTTACTCATGGTGTTATTGGAAAGATTGGACTAGTTGTCTTTGCCCGGGCAGTCTGTGTGGTCTTCCCTGTGCCCTTTCTTATAAAGCGGCTGCCCTTCTGTCATCCCAATATCTTATCTCATTCATACTGTCTTCACCAAGATATGATGCGCCTAGCCTGTGCCAGCACCCGTGTCAACAGTCTCTATGGCCTCATTGTTGTGATCCTCACATTAGGGCTTGATGCTCTCATCATTCTCTTCTCTTATGTACTCATCCTCAAGACAGTGCTGGGCATTGCCTCCAGAGCTGAGAGACTCAAAGCCCTCAACACCTGCCTCTCTCACATCTGTGCTGTACTTcttttttatattcctttcatTGGTGCCACCATGATCCACAGATTTGGGAAACATTTATCACCAATTGTGCACATGCTTATGGCCAATATctaccttctcctcccccctgTGCTAAACCCTATTGTGTACAGTGTAAAGAACAAACAGATAAGAGGTCGAGTCATGAGAATGTTCCAGGGGAGAAAGAGCAGAGCCTAG